A genomic segment from Yimella sp. cx-51 encodes:
- the secE gene encoding preprotein translocase subunit SecE, protein MADTSTASARDTEQPSKGFFGRILLFIRQVIDEIRKVVRPTREELTQYTVVVLVFLVFIMLFVVGVDWVFSRGVSWVFGDS, encoded by the coding sequence GTGGCCGACACGAGCACCGCGAGCGCTCGCGACACGGAGCAGCCCTCCAAGGGATTCTTCGGTCGCATCCTGCTGTTCATCCGGCAGGTGATCGACGAGATCCGCAAGGTGGTTCGTCCCACCCGGGAAGAGCTGACCCAGTACACCGTGGTCGTGCTCGTGTTCCTGGTGTTCATCATGTTGTTCGTCGTCGGCGTGGACTGGGTGTTCAGCCGCGGGGTCAGCTGGGTCTTCGGCGACAGCTGA
- the rplA gene encoding 50S ribosomal protein L1 — protein sequence MKRSKSYRSSAEKIDRDKQYAPLQAVRLAKDTSGNTKYDQTVEVAFRLGVDPRKADQMVRGTVNLPHGTGKTARVLVFANGDKAAAAEAAGADFVGSDDLIAKVAGGWTDFDAVVATPDLMGKVGRLGKVLGPRGLMPNPKTGTVTMDTAKAVSDIKGGKIEFRVDKHSNLHFIIGKASFDEKSLVENYAAALEEILRLKPAASKGRYITKATLSTTMGPGIPLDFTKTRNLTSEDAVSEEA from the coding sequence ATGAAGCGCAGCAAGTCCTACCGCAGCTCTGCGGAGAAGATCGACCGCGACAAGCAGTACGCACCCCTGCAGGCAGTTCGCCTGGCCAAGGACACCTCCGGCAACACCAAGTACGACCAGACCGTCGAGGTGGCCTTCCGCCTCGGTGTCGACCCGCGCAAGGCCGACCAGATGGTGCGCGGCACCGTCAACCTGCCGCACGGCACCGGTAAGACCGCCCGCGTCCTGGTTTTCGCCAACGGTGACAAGGCCGCTGCTGCTGAGGCCGCCGGCGCCGACTTCGTCGGTTCGGACGACCTCATCGCCAAGGTGGCCGGTGGCTGGACCGACTTCGACGCCGTGGTCGCCACCCCCGACCTCATGGGCAAGGTCGGACGTCTGGGCAAGGTGCTCGGCCCCCGTGGCCTGATGCCGAACCCGAAGACCGGCACCGTCACGATGGACACCGCCAAGGCTGTCTCCGACATCAAGGGCGGAAAGATCGAGTTCCGCGTCGACAAGCACAGCAACCTGCACTTCATCATCGGCAAGGCGTCCTTCGACGAGAAGTCGCTGGTGGAGAACTACGCCGCTGCGCTGGAGGAGATCCTTCGTCTGAAGCCGGCCGCGAGCAAGGGCCGCTACATCACCAAGGCGACCCTCTCGACCACGATGGGCCCCGGCATCCCGCTGGACTTCACCAAGACCCGCAACCTCACCTCCGAGGACGCGGTCTCCGAAGAGGCCTGA
- a CDS encoding MaoC family dehydratase, with protein MTVKASELNVGDSIGSREIPVDRATFVRYAGASGDFNPIHWDEKFAMSVGLPSVIGHGMWTMGAASSLVSEWVGDAGRVVEYGVRFSAPVVVEYDGATPLSVSGVIKKIEGDRVAVELTATQGETKVLSRALATVDISER; from the coding sequence ATGACTGTGAAGGCCAGTGAGCTGAACGTCGGCGATTCGATCGGCAGCCGCGAGATCCCGGTCGATCGCGCCACCTTCGTCCGTTACGCGGGCGCCTCGGGCGATTTCAACCCCATTCACTGGGACGAGAAGTTCGCCATGTCCGTCGGTCTGCCCAGCGTGATCGGCCACGGCATGTGGACGATGGGCGCCGCCTCGTCGCTTGTCTCCGAGTGGGTGGGCGATGCCGGCCGCGTTGTCGAGTACGGCGTTCGCTTCAGCGCTCCCGTGGTGGTCGAGTACGACGGCGCTACGCCGCTGTCGGTCAGTGGTGTGATCAAGAAGATCGAGGGCGATCGCGTCGCGGTCGAGCTCACCGCCACCCAGGGCGAGACGAAGGTGCTCAGCCGCGCGCTGGCCACCGTCGACATCAGCGAACGCTGA
- the rpmG gene encoding 50S ribosomal protein L33 → MASKSADVRPKITLACVECKERNYITKKNRRNNPDRVELAKFCSRCGKHTAHRETR, encoded by the coding sequence GTGGCTAGCAAGAGCGCAGACGTCCGTCCCAAGATCACCTTGGCATGCGTGGAATGCAAGGAGCGCAACTACATCACCAAGAAGAACCGCCGCAACAACCCCGACCGGGTCGAGCTGGCGAAGTTCTGCTCGCGCTGCGGCAAGCACACCGCACACCGCGAGACCCGCTGA
- the rplJ gene encoding 50S ribosomal protein L10 — protein sequence MAKSDKNAAIAELTDKFRESGAAVLTEYRGLTVAQLTNLRNELREHATYAVVKNTLTERAAAEAGVTAFDGQLVGPSAIAFVTGDPVEAAKKLRDFSKANPLLVIKGGVLDGKPLSAEEITKLASLESREVLLAKLAGAMNASLSKAVYLFAAPLSQAARAVDALRAKVETEGPAAPAAEAPAAADADSTTDVAEGGDES from the coding sequence ATGGCGAAGTCCGACAAGAACGCCGCCATTGCCGAGCTCACGGACAAGTTCCGTGAGTCGGGTGCGGCCGTGCTGACGGAGTACCGCGGTCTGACCGTGGCGCAGTTGACCAACCTGCGTAACGAACTCCGCGAGCACGCGACCTACGCCGTGGTGAAGAACACGCTTACCGAGCGTGCTGCCGCCGAAGCCGGAGTCACGGCATTCGACGGTCAGCTGGTCGGCCCTTCCGCCATCGCTTTCGTCACCGGTGACCCGGTCGAAGCGGCCAAGAAGCTGCGCGACTTCTCCAAGGCAAACCCGCTCCTCGTGATCAAGGGTGGCGTGCTCGACGGCAAGCCGCTCTCGGCCGAGGAGATCACCAAGCTCGCTAGCTTGGAGTCCCGCGAGGTGCTGCTGGCCAAGCTGGCAGGCGCGATGAACGCGTCGCTCAGCAAGGCTGTCTACCTCTTCGCTGCTCCGTTGTCGCAGGCCGCTCGCGCGGTCGACGCACTCCGCGCCAAGGTCGAGACCGAGGGCCCTGCTGCCCCGGCCGCCGAGGCTCCGGCTGCTGCGGACGCGGACAGCACCACCGACGTCGCCGAGGGTGGCGACGAGAGCTGA
- the nusG gene encoding transcription termination/antitermination protein NusG — MTEQHSTDVDAMDEPQQPSDSVEQSDAAQNVDAAADDFQMTTANQLQMADAEDEGTPAPEDDVDGEGAAATDTDAETAEDSEAAADAPEVDPREAFIADLRAQFGDWYVIHSYAGYEKKVKANLENRIQNLSMEDFIFQIEVPMEDFTEIKNGQKKVGTRVRMPGYVLVRMDLTDESWGAVRHTPGVTGFVGNAHSPSPLTIDEVVTMLNPTFEEPESAAAGGKKAAGGAQKGAAPAEVDFTVGESVTVMEGPFETLPATISEINTVTQKLKVLVSIFGRETPVELGFNQVSKI; from the coding sequence ATGACTGAGCAGCACAGCACCGACGTCGACGCGATGGACGAGCCGCAGCAGCCGTCCGACTCCGTCGAGCAGTCCGACGCTGCCCAGAACGTCGACGCTGCCGCGGACGACTTCCAGATGACGACGGCCAACCAGCTCCAGATGGCCGACGCCGAGGACGAGGGCACGCCCGCTCCGGAGGACGACGTCGACGGCGAAGGCGCTGCCGCGACCGACACGGACGCCGAGACCGCCGAAGACTCCGAGGCTGCGGCCGACGCACCCGAGGTCGACCCGCGCGAGGCGTTCATCGCTGACCTGCGCGCCCAGTTCGGCGACTGGTACGTCATCCACTCCTACGCCGGTTACGAGAAGAAGGTCAAGGCCAACCTCGAGAACCGCATCCAGAACCTCTCGATGGAAGATTTCATCTTCCAGATCGAGGTGCCGATGGAAGACTTCACCGAGATCAAGAACGGCCAGAAGAAGGTCGGCACCCGCGTCCGCATGCCCGGATACGTGTTGGTGCGCATGGATCTCACCGACGAGAGCTGGGGCGCAGTGCGTCACACCCCCGGGGTCACCGGCTTCGTCGGCAATGCCCACTCGCCCTCGCCGCTGACGATCGACGAGGTCGTCACGATGCTCAACCCGACCTTCGAGGAGCCGGAGAGCGCAGCAGCCGGTGGCAAGAAGGCCGCTGGTGGTGCACAGAAGGGCGCCGCTCCGGCCGAGGTCGACTTCACCGTCGGCGAATCGGTCACCGTCATGGAAGGCCCGTTCGAGACCCTTCCGGCCACGATCTCCGAGATCAACACAGTCACCCAGAAGCTCAAGGTTCTGGTCTCCATCTTCGGCCGCGAAACGCCGGTCGAGCTGGGCTTCAACCAGGTCTCCAAGATCTGA
- a CDS encoding adenosine deaminase, producing the protein MTGTAHARSVLTLPKAHLHLHFTGSMRIETVRELAHKHGLRLPNALTHDYPPKLSGSDERGWFRFQRLYDSARAVVRDESDMRRVVREAAEDDAAEGSRWLEIQVDPTSYAGFVGGITPMLEIVLDEAEQASADEGIGVGVLVAASRIKHPFDARALARLAAKHSGKVLGFGLSNDERRGVTAEFAPAFRIAHEAGLASVPHAGELLGAQAVSETIDSLAPQRLGHGVRAAESEVVLQRVLDTDIALEVCPGSNVALGVYPSAQDVPLRKLFDAGATIALGADDPLLFGNRLAAQYDTAREVHGFTDDELAELARQSVRASLAPDEAKRAMLADVDAWLEQPADAIATN; encoded by the coding sequence ATGACCGGCACAGCCCATGCACGATCGGTGCTGACACTGCCCAAGGCACATCTGCACCTGCACTTCACCGGCTCCATGCGCATCGAAACAGTGCGCGAGCTCGCCCACAAGCATGGCCTCCGCTTGCCGAACGCACTCACCCACGACTACCCCCCGAAGCTCTCCGGCTCGGACGAGCGTGGCTGGTTCCGCTTCCAGCGGTTGTACGACTCCGCCCGCGCCGTTGTGCGCGACGAGTCGGACATGCGACGGGTGGTGCGCGAGGCCGCGGAGGACGACGCTGCCGAAGGTTCGCGCTGGCTGGAGATCCAGGTCGATCCGACGTCCTACGCGGGCTTCGTCGGCGGCATCACCCCGATGCTCGAGATCGTGCTCGACGAGGCCGAGCAGGCGTCGGCGGACGAAGGCATCGGCGTGGGCGTGCTAGTCGCGGCGTCCCGCATCAAGCACCCCTTCGATGCGCGCGCGCTGGCCCGCCTGGCCGCCAAGCACAGCGGCAAGGTGCTCGGGTTCGGCCTGTCGAATGACGAACGTCGCGGCGTGACTGCGGAATTCGCGCCCGCGTTCCGCATTGCCCACGAGGCCGGGCTGGCGTCTGTGCCCCACGCCGGCGAACTCCTGGGCGCGCAAGCGGTCAGCGAGACCATCGATTCCCTCGCCCCGCAACGGCTCGGTCACGGTGTGCGCGCCGCCGAATCGGAGGTCGTACTGCAGCGCGTGCTCGACACCGACATCGCCCTGGAGGTCTGCCCCGGCTCCAACGTCGCGCTCGGGGTCTATCCCTCGGCGCAGGACGTGCCGCTGCGCAAGCTCTTCGACGCGGGCGCCACGATCGCGCTCGGCGCCGACGACCCGTTGCTGTTCGGCAACCGCTTGGCCGCGCAGTACGACACCGCCCGCGAGGTGCACGGGTTCACCGATGACGAGCTCGCCGAACTGGCGCGGCAGTCGGTGCGGGCGTCCTTGGCGCCGGACGAGGCCAAGCGCGCCATGCTCGCCGACGTCGACGCGTGGCTGGAACAGCCTGCGGACGCGATCGCGACGAACTGA
- a CDS encoding ABC transporter ATP-binding protein, translated as MSTLTREQRTPTIESSDSPRRQVDWRRLRHPLSVAALIALAFAALGATAGTVIAGKLAESPTSALVWLLAACVVGGAVLDTLGRILWATVVDRAEGTLRDDLLDAALHQPLAALTEQAVGEVLDRVDDDTHEVGSLARMQMWMVLRAVMSVVPMWLVAGFTWWPAWVLFPIFAAMTFAVMRPLMGQIAERKVLEEMAWTDHAAALEEGIAGRDDLRTSLGQSFAIRRIAQLSAKVHELFYNVIVLERRITLRAVLLLHGLLAVIAVAGVVLAGGGSLSVAQIVTLFLITSTFVGVIGHVAQQLPDLQAGMGAVIRLRQMLAVEPEPVGGLTLGDQTPDLDFRNLHFSYAEGAFALQDVDLHIPAGKTIALVGRTGSGKSTLASLVSRAVDPERGSVLIGGVDVLDLDLHALRRQVGVVTQRTEIIAGTLHDNITLFADLPRSRVQEVVDELGLTDWVAGLDDGLDTLLGPGGSLMSAGEEQLVAFARLLIRDVHVVVLDEATARMDPLTEARVVAASDRLLRGRTGILVAHRLSTIERADLVAVLDKGQVVQFGPRDTLAQQDGRFRELLSAADVGSSQDAADQPERDVTAAVGSQRRRTDPPVRPDPGSGPSLAKGMWSALWVRPSWGMLSVGLFLVFSLTGSVGALTGFTWGHTVERLKDGFVSWPWLVAVVISVMAGPVLLAEAIARYPRWWVEVLLRVRMSVLVGQTDQHRLHKDPAGEVVARAMDADRYARYADRWVDFVNGLAIAIVTAIAAGTPLAGLVLAAVMLAAALASAIGRPIAGRSATQASAARARFGRALVSTLESARTVKLAGRTPELHRHLREVDAGRVEAAVREHRVQSFLDGVPMVMVQTGAVIAWAAVLWDVWGLATALLVVNAVNGFDWFGRVAGAVVTEAPGTRSWQTATSRMAGGRDLMQLPEGVDLLTGEAPPAPDAPRTPLQQMKVRGLTAIHEDGTVGVEHVDLDVHRGELILLLGQVGSGKSSLLRALAGLIDYDGSLTWNGREIDDAELFMRPGQVAYVAQVPRVLSGTFSDNVQLGFGRAFDQPVADARLTPDVETAGGPGAMVGHRGVRLSGGQVQRLALARALAADAELLLADDVSSALDAATEIELWQALRSRSATVVGATSKRAALAQADRVVVLVDGRIVASGSWAELAGDWGHLAG; from the coding sequence ATGAGCACCCTGACGCGCGAGCAGCGCACCCCCACCATCGAGTCCTCCGATTCGCCACGACGACAGGTCGATTGGCGTCGGTTGCGGCACCCGTTGTCGGTGGCCGCGTTGATCGCGTTGGCGTTCGCCGCGCTGGGTGCGACGGCCGGCACGGTGATCGCCGGCAAGCTTGCTGAGAGTCCGACCTCTGCGTTGGTGTGGTTGCTGGCCGCATGTGTGGTCGGGGGAGCCGTGCTCGACACCCTCGGACGCATTCTCTGGGCCACGGTGGTCGACCGCGCCGAAGGCACGCTGCGCGACGACCTCTTGGACGCCGCGCTGCACCAGCCGCTCGCCGCGCTCACCGAGCAGGCGGTCGGCGAGGTGCTCGACCGGGTGGACGACGACACGCACGAGGTCGGGTCGCTGGCCCGGATGCAGATGTGGATGGTGCTGCGTGCCGTCATGTCGGTGGTGCCGATGTGGCTGGTCGCCGGGTTCACCTGGTGGCCGGCGTGGGTGCTGTTCCCGATCTTCGCAGCGATGACGTTTGCGGTGATGCGTCCGTTGATGGGGCAGATCGCCGAACGCAAAGTGCTGGAAGAAATGGCGTGGACCGACCATGCGGCAGCCCTGGAGGAGGGCATCGCGGGCCGGGACGACCTGCGCACCAGCCTCGGCCAGTCGTTCGCGATCCGGCGTATCGCCCAGTTGTCGGCGAAGGTCCACGAGCTCTTCTACAACGTCATCGTGCTCGAGCGTCGCATCACATTGCGCGCGGTGCTGTTGCTGCACGGCTTGCTCGCCGTCATCGCGGTCGCGGGTGTCGTGCTGGCCGGCGGAGGCTCGCTCTCGGTCGCCCAGATCGTCACGCTGTTCCTGATCACGAGCACCTTCGTCGGCGTCATCGGTCACGTTGCCCAGCAGTTGCCCGACCTACAGGCCGGCATGGGCGCGGTGATCCGCCTGCGACAGATGCTGGCGGTCGAGCCGGAGCCGGTCGGCGGACTCACCCTGGGTGACCAGACGCCCGATCTCGATTTCCGCAACCTGCACTTCTCCTACGCCGAAGGTGCCTTCGCGCTGCAGGACGTCGACCTGCACATCCCAGCCGGCAAGACCATCGCCCTGGTCGGACGCACGGGTTCGGGCAAGTCGACGCTCGCCTCCCTCGTCTCTCGCGCGGTCGACCCGGAGCGTGGGTCAGTGCTCATCGGCGGTGTTGACGTGCTCGACCTCGACCTGCACGCGCTGCGACGTCAGGTGGGCGTGGTCACCCAACGCACCGAGATCATCGCCGGCACCCTGCACGACAACATCACGCTCTTCGCCGACCTGCCCCGCAGCCGAGTGCAGGAAGTCGTCGACGAACTCGGCCTGACCGACTGGGTCGCCGGCCTGGACGACGGCCTCGACACCCTGCTCGGTCCCGGCGGCTCATTGATGTCGGCGGGGGAGGAGCAGTTGGTCGCCTTTGCCCGGCTGCTGATCCGCGACGTCCACGTGGTCGTGCTCGATGAAGCGACCGCCCGGATGGACCCACTCACCGAGGCACGCGTTGTTGCGGCCTCGGACCGATTGCTGCGTGGTCGCACCGGAATCCTTGTCGCGCATCGTCTTTCCACGATCGAACGCGCCGATCTCGTCGCCGTGCTCGACAAGGGGCAGGTGGTGCAGTTCGGCCCGCGCGACACGCTTGCCCAGCAGGACGGGCGATTCCGTGAACTGCTCAGCGCCGCCGACGTGGGCAGCAGCCAGGACGCCGCCGACCAACCGGAGCGGGATGTCACCGCGGCGGTCGGTTCGCAACGACGGCGCACTGACCCGCCGGTACGTCCCGACCCGGGCTCGGGTCCGAGTCTGGCCAAGGGCATGTGGAGCGCGCTGTGGGTGCGCCCGAGCTGGGGCATGTTGTCGGTCGGTCTCTTCCTGGTCTTCTCGCTCACCGGATCGGTCGGTGCGCTCACCGGCTTCACCTGGGGTCACACCGTCGAACGCCTGAAGGATGGCTTCGTGTCGTGGCCGTGGCTGGTGGCCGTGGTCATCAGCGTCATGGCCGGTCCGGTGCTGCTTGCCGAGGCGATCGCTCGCTACCCACGGTGGTGGGTGGAGGTGCTGCTGCGGGTGCGCATGTCGGTGCTCGTCGGGCAGACCGATCAACACCGCCTGCACAAAGACCCCGCCGGTGAGGTGGTCGCGCGCGCCATGGACGCCGATCGCTACGCCCGTTACGCCGACCGTTGGGTCGACTTCGTCAACGGCCTCGCGATCGCGATCGTCACCGCGATCGCAGCGGGTACGCCGCTGGCTGGGCTGGTGCTGGCTGCGGTGATGCTGGCTGCCGCGCTCGCCTCCGCGATCGGTCGTCCCATCGCGGGCCGCTCGGCCACGCAAGCATCAGCTGCTCGAGCCCGGTTCGGCCGAGCGTTGGTTTCGACGCTGGAATCAGCACGCACGGTCAAGCTCGCCGGCCGCACCCCCGAACTCCACCGCCATCTGCGAGAGGTCGACGCCGGACGCGTCGAGGCGGCCGTGCGGGAGCACCGGGTGCAGTCGTTCCTCGACGGCGTGCCGATGGTGATGGTGCAGACCGGCGCCGTCATCGCCTGGGCCGCAGTGCTCTGGGACGTCTGGGGTCTGGCAACAGCATTGCTCGTGGTCAACGCGGTCAATGGTTTCGACTGGTTCGGCCGGGTCGCCGGAGCTGTTGTCACCGAGGCGCCTGGTACGCGTTCATGGCAGACCGCCACCAGCCGGATGGCCGGTGGGCGTGACCTCATGCAGCTGCCGGAGGGAGTCGATCTGCTCACCGGTGAGGCGCCGCCCGCGCCGGACGCTCCGCGAACTCCCTTGCAGCAGATGAAGGTTCGGGGGCTCACTGCGATCCACGAGGACGGCACCGTCGGCGTCGAACATGTCGATCTCGACGTCCACCGAGGCGAACTCATCCTGCTGCTGGGGCAGGTCGGTTCTGGTAAGTCGAGTCTGTTGCGGGCGCTCGCCGGTCTCATCGACTACGACGGTTCGCTCACCTGGAACGGCCGCGAGATCGACGACGCGGAGTTGTTCATGCGGCCCGGCCAGGTCGCGTACGTTGCGCAGGTGCCCCGGGTGCTGTCCGGCACCTTCTCCGACAACGTCCAGCTCGGTTTCGGCCGCGCATTCGACCAACCGGTCGCCGATGCCCGGCTCACCCCGGACGTCGAGACCGCGGGCGGACCGGGTGCGATGGTCGGGCACCGCGGCGTACGGCTCTCCGGTGGGCAGGTGCAGCGCCTGGCCCTGGCCCGGGCACTCGCCGCCGATGCCGAACTCCTGTTGGCCGATGACGTCTCCAGTGCACTCGACGCGGCGACCGAGATCGAACTGTGGCAGGCCTTGCGCAGCCGTTCCGCCACGGTCGTCGGGGCCACCTCCAAGCGGGCTGCGCTGGCGCAGGCCGACCGGGTGGTGGTGCTGGTCGACGGTCGTATCGTCGCCTCGGGCAGCTGGGCGGAACTCGCGGGTGACTGGGGTCATCTCGCTGGCTGA
- a CDS encoding MaoC family dehydratase N-terminal domain-containing protein — protein sequence MAVNPEVEGRTYPAIPTYVVSRVKVAEFAKAVGATDPVHSDVEHARSLGYADVVAPPTFAVIPAQQAEAAAIVDPEAGIDFSRLVHGEESFTHHRPLVAGDEITAATTIDRVRAAGGHSMVTMKTAITTVAGEPVCDVNCVVVIRGEQ from the coding sequence ATGGCGGTCAACCCCGAAGTCGAAGGCCGGACGTACCCGGCGATCCCGACCTATGTCGTCTCCCGTGTGAAGGTTGCCGAGTTCGCGAAAGCCGTGGGCGCCACTGACCCGGTGCACAGCGATGTCGAGCACGCCCGGTCGCTCGGCTACGCCGATGTCGTTGCGCCACCGACCTTCGCGGTCATCCCGGCGCAGCAGGCCGAGGCTGCCGCGATCGTCGACCCCGAAGCAGGCATCGACTTCAGCCGGCTGGTGCACGGCGAGGAGAGCTTCACCCATCACCGCCCGCTGGTCGCCGGCGACGAGATCACCGCGGCGACGACGATCGATCGAGTGCGTGCGGCCGGGGGCCACTCGATGGTCACGATGAAGACGGCCATCACCACCGTCGCGGGTGAACCGGTGTGCGATGTCAACTGTGTCGTGGTGATTCGGGGTGAGCAGTGA
- a CDS encoding UDP-N-acetylmuramate dehydrogenase, whose translation MREEHDVPLAGLTTMRVGGPARRLVTAESIDDIVDAVREVDDADEPLLVVSGGSNLVISDDGFAGTVLHIANEGITVESGDACGGVMVRVAAGENWDDFVARACAEGWSGIEALSGIPGLSGATPVQNVGAYGQEVAQTIAQVRTYDRHRQEVRTFASADCAFTYRHSIFKPTDRFVVLDVLFQLRLADLSQPVAYADLATQLGVEQGGRVPLADAREAVLAQRRKRGMVLDADDHDTWSCGSFFTNPILSPSKFEALEKRATERLGADGPTPPRFPASDGMVKTSAAWLIDKGGFGKGYGMPGPAALSTKHTLAVTNRGGASAAQIAGLARTVRDGVRDVFDVELVNEPVFVGHEL comes from the coding sequence ATGCGCGAAGAGCACGACGTCCCGCTCGCGGGACTCACCACCATGCGCGTCGGCGGTCCGGCGCGCCGCCTGGTCACCGCGGAGTCGATCGACGACATCGTCGATGCCGTGCGCGAGGTGGACGACGCCGACGAGCCGCTACTGGTTGTCTCCGGCGGCTCCAACCTGGTGATCAGTGACGACGGTTTCGCCGGCACGGTGCTGCACATCGCCAACGAAGGCATCACCGTTGAGAGCGGGGACGCCTGCGGCGGGGTGATGGTGCGCGTTGCGGCGGGGGAGAACTGGGACGACTTCGTCGCGCGCGCCTGCGCCGAGGGCTGGTCGGGCATCGAAGCCCTTTCCGGCATCCCGGGGCTCTCGGGTGCAACACCGGTGCAGAACGTCGGCGCCTACGGCCAGGAGGTGGCACAGACCATCGCGCAGGTGCGCACCTACGACCGGCACCGCCAGGAAGTACGCACCTTCGCCTCGGCCGACTGCGCGTTCACCTACCGCCACTCGATCTTCAAACCGACCGATCGGTTCGTCGTGCTCGACGTGCTCTTCCAGCTCCGGCTGGCCGACCTTTCGCAACCGGTGGCGTACGCCGATCTCGCTACGCAGCTCGGTGTCGAGCAGGGCGGACGCGTTCCGCTGGCTGACGCTCGCGAAGCCGTGCTCGCGCAACGCCGCAAGCGCGGCATGGTGCTGGATGCCGATGACCACGACACCTGGTCATGCGGCTCCTTCTTCACCAACCCGATCCTGTCGCCGAGCAAGTTCGAGGCCCTGGAGAAGCGCGCCACCGAGCGGCTGGGCGCTGATGGCCCGACTCCGCCGCGCTTTCCGGCGTCCGACGGAATGGTCAAGACCAGTGCCGCATGGCTCATCGACAAGGGCGGCTTCGGCAAGGGATACGGCATGCCCGGCCCGGCGGCGCTGTCGACCAAGCACACGCTCGCGGTGACCAACCGCGGCGGTGCCAGCGCCGCCCAGATCGCGGGGCTTGCGCGCACGGTGCGCGACGGCGTACGCGATGTCTTCGATGTGGAACTGGTCAACGAACCGGTGTTCGTCGGCCACGAGCTCTGA
- the rplL gene encoding 50S ribosomal protein L7/L12 codes for MAKLSTDELLEAFKEMTLIELSEFVSQFEETFGVTAAAPVAVAAAGAPAGGGDAAAAEEQDEFDVVLVSAGDKKIGVIKEVRALTSLGLKEAKDLVDGAPKPVLEKVDKAAAEKAKEQLEGAGATVELK; via the coding sequence ATGGCGAAGCTCAGCACTGACGAGCTCCTTGAGGCCTTCAAGGAAATGACCCTCATCGAGCTCTCGGAGTTCGTGTCGCAGTTCGAGGAGACCTTCGGCGTCACCGCTGCTGCTCCGGTTGCCGTTGCAGCCGCGGGCGCCCCGGCCGGTGGCGGCGACGCTGCCGCTGCTGAGGAGCAGGACGAGTTCGACGTCGTCCTGGTTTCGGCCGGCGACAAGAAGATCGGCGTCATCAAGGAGGTCCGCGCGCTGACCTCCCTCGGTCTGAAGGAAGCCAAGGACCTCGTCGACGGCGCTCCGAAGCCCGTCTTGGAGAAGGTCGACAAGGCTGCGGCCGAGAAGGCCAAGGAGCAGCTCGAAGGCGCCGGCGCCACCGTCGAGCTCAAGTGA
- the rplK gene encoding 50S ribosomal protein L11 produces MPPKKKVSGFIKLQIQAGAATPAPPVGPALGQHGVNIMEFVKAYNAATESQRGNVIPVEITVYEDRSFTFITKTPPAAELIKKAAGVAKGSGEPHKTKVAKLTKDQVRAIAEQKMQDLNAHDIEMAERIIAGTARSMGIETP; encoded by the coding sequence ATGCCTCCCAAGAAGAAGGTCTCCGGCTTCATCAAGCTGCAGATCCAGGCCGGCGCCGCAACGCCGGCTCCGCCCGTCGGTCCGGCCCTGGGTCAGCACGGCGTCAACATCATGGAGTTCGTCAAGGCGTACAACGCCGCGACCGAATCCCAGCGTGGCAACGTCATCCCCGTCGAAATCACGGTCTACGAAGACCGCTCGTTCACCTTCATCACCAAGACGCCCCCGGCTGCCGAGCTGATCAAGAAGGCTGCTGGCGTCGCCAAGGGTTCGGGTGAGCCGCACAAGACCAAGGTCGCCAAGCTGACCAAGGACCAGGTGCGCGCCATCGCCGAGCAGAAGATGCAGGACCTCAACGCACACGACATCGAGATGGCCGAGCGCATCATCGCCGGCACCGCTCGTTCGATGGGCATCGAGACCCCGTAA